In a single window of the Pseudomonas entomophila genome:
- a CDS encoding glycine cleavage system protein R yields the protein MSTPTVREQFLVISALGPNPMELANVLSRAAFDNRCAVVTSRLTRHGETSALVLQVGGSWDALARLEATLPGLGKKHGLTLDVVRSADQEVRPQALPYVAYVSAAYRPDIINELCQFFLDHRVELEAMTCDTYLAPQTGSSMLNAQFTVILPAGTQISWLRDQFLDFADALNLDALIEPWRPQNPV from the coding sequence ATGTCCACCCCCACCGTTCGCGAACAATTCCTCGTCATCAGCGCCCTGGGCCCCAACCCCATGGAGCTGGCCAACGTCCTGAGCCGCGCCGCCTTCGACAACCGCTGCGCGGTGGTCACTTCGCGCCTGACCCGTCACGGCGAAACCAGCGCACTGGTGCTGCAGGTCGGCGGCAGCTGGGACGCCCTGGCGCGCCTGGAGGCCACCCTGCCTGGCCTGGGCAAGAAGCACGGTCTCACACTGGACGTGGTGCGCAGCGCCGACCAGGAGGTACGCCCGCAGGCCCTGCCATACGTCGCCTACGTCAGCGCCGCCTACCGCCCGGACATCATCAACGAGCTGTGCCAGTTCTTCCTCGACCACCGCGTCGAGCTGGAGGCGATGACCTGCGACACCTACCTCGCCCCGCAGACCGGCAGCAGCATGCTCAACGCCCAGTTCACCGTGATCCTGCCGGCCGGCACCCAGATCAGCTGGCTGCGCGACCAGTTCCTCGACTTCGCCGACGCCCTCAACCTGGATGCGCTGATCGAACCGTGGCGCCCACAGAACCCTGTGTAA